A genomic window from Halorubrum lacusprofundi ATCC 49239 includes:
- the infB gene encoding translation initiation factor IF-2 produces MTDHTNADTLRTPIVAVLGHVDHGKTSLLDTIRGSAVSEGEAGAITQHIGATDIPLDTISEMAGELIDPTDFDLPGLLFIDTPGHHSFSTLRARGGALADIAVLVVDVNDGFQPQTEEAIDILRRTGTPFVVAANKVDTTPGWNPQDGQPIQRSLEAQSERAESMLNENLYEIIGQLSDAGFSADLYWRVQDFQKNIGVVPLSAITGEGVPDLLTVLMGLSQRFMKEEMAIDVQGPGEGTVLEVKDERGFGATIDTVVYDGVVRNGDQIVVGGQDEPIVTEIRALLQPRPLEEIRTEKKFEKVAEVGAAAGVKIAAPDLDRAMAGAPVRVVRDRPVEEVVEEVKAELAEIEVETAENGVVVKADTLGSLEAMANALREAEVPILRAEVGDIAPRDIAVAETANQDEHKAILGFNVDLLANAETELENADVKLFTDEVIYQLIEDYETYVEEKQRAQQETVLDKVVRPSRFRILPDHTFRQNDPAVVGVEVISGTVQNNRNVGYFEGNEFERVGQLSGIQKQGDDVDEARAGERVSIAIDGPTVGRDIEEGDTLWTEIPEKHAKILEQELKEEITADEREALAAYLETKRKRDPFWGK; encoded by the coding sequence GGCGAAGCCGGCGCGATCACGCAGCACATCGGGGCGACTGACATCCCGCTCGACACCATCTCCGAGATGGCGGGCGAACTCATCGATCCGACCGACTTCGACCTGCCGGGGCTTCTCTTTATCGACACGCCCGGCCACCACTCTTTCTCGACGCTGCGCGCCCGCGGCGGTGCGCTCGCCGACATCGCGGTGCTCGTTGTCGACGTTAACGACGGGTTCCAGCCGCAGACGGAGGAGGCGATCGACATCCTCAGACGCACCGGGACACCCTTCGTCGTCGCCGCCAACAAGGTGGACACGACGCCGGGATGGAACCCGCAAGACGGCCAGCCGATACAGCGGAGCCTGGAGGCGCAGTCGGAGCGCGCCGAGTCGATGCTCAACGAGAACCTCTACGAGATCATCGGCCAGCTCTCGGACGCCGGCTTCTCCGCCGACTTGTACTGGCGCGTGCAGGACTTCCAGAAGAACATCGGCGTCGTCCCCCTCTCGGCGATCACGGGCGAGGGCGTCCCCGACCTGCTCACGGTCCTGATGGGTCTCTCACAGCGGTTCATGAAAGAGGAGATGGCGATCGACGTGCAAGGTCCCGGCGAGGGGACGGTCCTAGAGGTAAAAGACGAGCGCGGCTTCGGCGCCACCATCGACACGGTCGTGTACGACGGCGTGGTGCGCAACGGCGACCAGATCGTCGTCGGCGGGCAAGACGAGCCGATCGTCACCGAGATCCGGGCGCTGCTGCAGCCGCGTCCCCTCGAAGAGATCCGCACGGAGAAGAAGTTCGAGAAGGTGGCGGAGGTCGGCGCCGCTGCCGGGGTAAAGATCGCTGCGCCCGACCTCGATCGGGCGATGGCGGGCGCGCCGGTTCGGGTCGTCCGCGACCGCCCGGTCGAGGAGGTCGTCGAGGAGGTGAAAGCCGAGCTCGCGGAGATCGAGGTGGAAACCGCCGAGAACGGCGTCGTCGTCAAGGCGGACACGCTCGGATCCTTAGAGGCGATGGCGAACGCGCTCCGCGAGGCGGAGGTCCCCATCCTGCGCGCTGAGGTCGGCGACATCGCGCCCCGCGACATCGCCGTGGCCGAGACCGCGAACCAAGACGAGCACAAGGCCATCCTCGGGTTCAACGTCGATCTGCTCGCGAACGCCGAGACGGAGCTTGAGAACGCCGACGTGAAGCTGTTCACCGACGAGGTCATCTACCAGCTGATCGAAGACTACGAAACGTACGTCGAGGAGAAACAGCGCGCCCAGCAGGAGACGGTGCTGGACAAGGTCGTCCGCCCCTCGCGGTTCCGCATCCTCCCCGACCACACGTTCCGCCAGAACGACCCCGCGGTCGTCGGCGTCGAGGTCATCTCCGGCACGGTTCAGAACAACCGCAACGTCGGATACTTCGAGGGTAACGAGTTCGAGCGCGTCGGCCAGCTCTCCGGCATTCAAAAGCAGGGCGACGACGTCGACGAGGCGCGCGCCGGCGAGCGCGTGAGTATCGCCATCGACGGCCCGACCGTCGGGCGCGACATCGAGGAGGGCGACACTCTCTGGACCGAAATCCCCGAAAAACACGCGAAGATCCTCGAACAGGAGTTAAAAGAGGAGATCACGGCCGACGAGCGCGAGGCGCTCGCGGCGTACTTGGAGACCAAGCGGAAGCGGGACCCCTTCTGGGGGAAGTGA
- a CDS encoding TOBE domain-containing protein — MDERADGSAADGSTAAGTGRGRAALIEGDAEFDGRDAALLRAVHEAGSVAGAASELGRSRARALLRIEALEGAFGTLVERRRGGSGGGGSRLTGAGRDLLDRYDRLQAVLAATANVPETVLDGTVARVDGELAEVDTAVGTVRGLHDDAAVGDAVQVRIGADAVTIYKESQRVDPDSTSARNRLRGEVVEIVAGKTVSTVRVEVGEVVFRVLITAESSARLDLDAGDDVAIRWKATATRVVSQSAASGRE; from the coding sequence ATGGACGAACGCGCGGACGGAAGCGCCGCGGACGGGAGCACAGCGGCCGGGACGGGCCGCGGCCGAGCCGCGCTCATCGAGGGCGACGCCGAGTTCGACGGTCGCGACGCCGCGCTCCTCCGAGCGGTCCACGAGGCCGGATCGGTTGCGGGTGCGGCCTCCGAGCTGGGGCGCTCACGGGCTCGCGCGCTCTTGCGGATCGAGGCGCTCGAAGGTGCCTTCGGTACCCTCGTCGAGCGACGGCGCGGGGGGTCCGGCGGAGGCGGTAGTCGGCTGACGGGGGCCGGCCGCGACCTCCTCGACCGGTACGACCGCCTGCAAGCGGTGCTGGCCGCGACAGCCAACGTCCCCGAGACGGTGCTAGACGGGACAGTCGCGCGCGTCGACGGCGAACTGGCAGAGGTGGACACCGCGGTCGGCACAGTTCGCGGGCTCCACGACGACGCCGCAGTCGGCGACGCCGTGCAGGTGCGGATCGGCGCAGACGCGGTGACGATTTATAAGGAAAGCCAGCGAGTCGATCCGGATTCGACGAGCGCCCGGAACCGCTTGCGCGGCGAGGTCGTCGAGATCGTGGCGGGCAAAACGGTGTCGACGGTTCGGGTTGAGGTGGGCGAGGTGGTCTTCCGGGTGTTGATCACGGCGGAGAGCTCGGCACGGTTGGACTTGGACGCGGGCGACGACGTGGCGATCCGGTGGAAAGCGACCGCGACGCGGGTCGTCAGCCAGTCTGCGGCGTCGGGACGCGAGTAG
- a CDS encoding substrate-binding domain-containing protein has product MTIHRRRFVAALGTGAVASTAGCGGAGGSEGSSDEDDDRPAVAGETLTLTTTTSTYDTGLLDAIHADFEKLYGVSVDAVAQGTGAALQSARDGDADVVMVHARGLEDEFMRNGYGVNRRDLMFNDFVIVGPESDPAGIQGMGSATEALTTIADREASFVSRGDNSGTHTKERNLWEAAGTEPGGDWYQETGSGMGEALNIATQQGAYTLSDRGTFISQRSEIDLVVLVQGPIENGPEILANPYGVMAVNPGVHDNVNYDLAMAYIGWITSPSTQDAISEYQMNGEQLFFPEAISENPDFQQYVPEGWSSDSSDE; this is encoded by the coding sequence ATGACGATACATCGACGGCGATTCGTCGCCGCACTCGGTACGGGCGCAGTCGCGAGCACCGCCGGCTGCGGGGGGGCCGGCGGCAGCGAGGGGAGTAGCGACGAGGACGACGACCGGCCCGCCGTCGCCGGGGAGACCCTGACGCTCACGACGACGACGAGCACCTACGACACGGGCCTGCTCGACGCGATCCACGCCGACTTCGAGAAGCTGTACGGCGTAAGCGTCGACGCGGTCGCGCAGGGAACGGGCGCGGCCCTACAGTCGGCTCGCGACGGCGACGCCGACGTGGTGATGGTCCACGCCCGAGGGCTCGAAGACGAATTCATGCGCAACGGGTACGGCGTGAACCGCCGCGACCTCATGTTCAACGACTTCGTCATCGTCGGCCCGGAAAGCGACCCGGCAGGGATTCAGGGGATGGGCTCGGCGACGGAGGCGCTCACGACGATCGCCGATAGGGAGGCGTCGTTCGTCTCCCGCGGGGACAACTCCGGCACCCACACCAAGGAGCGCAACCTCTGGGAGGCGGCCGGCACCGAGCCCGGCGGCGACTGGTACCAGGAGACCGGCAGCGGGATGGGCGAAGCGCTGAACATCGCCACCCAGCAGGGCGCCTACACGCTCTCGGACCGCGGAACGTTCATCTCGCAGCGCTCGGAGATCGACCTCGTCGTTCTGGTGCAGGGTCCCATCGAGAACGGCCCGGAGATCCTCGCGAATCCCTACGGAGTCATGGCGGTCAACCCCGGTGTCCACGACAACGTCAACTACGACCTCGCGATGGCGTACATCGGGTGGATCACCAGCCCCAGCACCCAAGACGCGATCTCCGAGTACCAGATGAACGGCGAACAGCTGTTCTTCCCCGAGGCGATCTCGGAGAATCCCGACTTCCAGCAGTACGTTCCGGAAGGTTGGAGTAGCGACTCGTCTGACGAGTGA
- a CDS encoding ABC transporter permease, with protein sequence MPIEPVAQLLSPLLDLPFRDGYVWSIIYVSLYVSVTAVALSTLFSVPVAVVVGFSEFPGKRVVKSVVNTGMGFPSVVVGLLVLFAVSNQGPLGSLELVFTREAMIMSQFVLATPPITAISLAAVSGVDDGVRDAARALGGTRLDAALVVLKEARYGIATAILAGFGRAVSEVGSVLIVGGNITSADGISKTRTLTTAIQLEARQGQYETAMILGAVLVALVLTVNAVVIHFGDGGVNR encoded by the coding sequence GTGCCGATCGAACCAGTCGCACAGCTGCTCTCTCCCCTCCTCGATCTCCCGTTCAGGGACGGCTACGTCTGGAGCATCATCTACGTCTCGCTGTACGTGAGCGTCACCGCCGTGGCGCTGAGCACACTGTTCAGCGTTCCCGTCGCCGTCGTAGTCGGGTTCTCCGAGTTCCCGGGCAAGCGGGTCGTGAAGTCCGTCGTCAACACGGGAATGGGGTTTCCCAGCGTGGTCGTCGGCCTCTTGGTCCTGTTCGCGGTCTCGAATCAGGGACCGCTCGGGTCGCTTGAGCTCGTCTTCACCAGAGAGGCGATGATCATGTCGCAGTTCGTACTCGCGACGCCGCCGATCACGGCGATCAGCCTCGCGGCCGTCTCCGGGGTTGACGACGGCGTCCGCGACGCCGCGCGCGCGCTCGGCGGCACGCGCCTCGACGCGGCCCTCGTCGTCCTGAAGGAGGCGCGGTACGGGATCGCCACCGCAATCTTGGCCGGCTTCGGTCGGGCCGTCAGCGAGGTCGGCTCCGTGCTCATCGTCGGCGGCAACATCACGAGCGCGGACGGGATTTCGAAGACCCGGACGCTGACCACTGCCATCCAACTGGAGGCGCGTCAAGGCCAGTACGAGACGGCGATGATCCTCGGCGCGGTCCTCGTCGCGCTCGTGTTGACCGTCAACGCCGTGGTCATTCACTTCGGCGACGGGGGGGTGAACCGCTGA